A portion of the Intestinibacillus sp. Marseille-P6563 genome contains these proteins:
- a CDS encoding MarR family transcriptional regulator, whose translation MEWTDMMHYQQQVQKVMRSLLPMRKSVLTASECELLARLYLQPEQNTPILLSQGSGMKKEAVSRCLKTLYEKNCIRKQRQTVDERSYQLFITETGLAELKKGYESILQPFYDLWRSSSEDFEAFLHYADKLATHLEKGQEKTREVL comes from the coding sequence ATGGAATGGACAGATATGATGCATTATCAGCAGCAGGTGCAAAAGGTCATGCGCTCTCTGCTGCCGATGCGCAAATCTGTACTGACCGCCAGCGAATGCGAACTCTTGGCCCGGCTATATCTGCAACCGGAACAGAACACCCCGATTTTACTCAGTCAGGGCAGCGGTATGAAAAAAGAAGCGGTAAGCCGCTGCTTAAAAACATTGTATGAAAAGAACTGCATCCGCAAGCAGCGTCAAACCGTGGACGAACGGAGTTATCAGCTGTTTATCACAGAAACCGGCCTTGCCGAGCTGAAAAAAGGCTATGAGAGCATTTTACAGCCCTTTTATGATCTTTGGCGCAGTTCGAGCGAAGATTTTGAAGCCTTTCTGCATTATGCGGATAAACTGGCCACACATCTGGAGAAAGGACAGGAAAAGACCCGTGAAGTTTTATGA
- a CDS encoding FUSC family protein, whose product MKFYDALQMDPAILKRQIVACSTRQEKAYYWVAMAVRSALIVGFAIVFISLLSGLFGADNTPLAVALFCMMLGIRFVNFEYCIGDSLLTLAAVLGILVLAPSAAAVLPSVFLIPLHFAAFFALLYMTTQRPEMGNGGLYSFAYVYLTGNPVVGEALVRRGLMALAGYVICDAILFAKHRKQHQTTRFHHVVRKFDLSTPVHLWQFRMALGVSLVLTAGQVLQVERFMWMGFACASLLSEYPYSGHTIVRFWQRIVGAVAGSCAFFVLYLVTPEALHSLMGPLGGLCLGFCTDYQYKTAMNCFGALMLGTGIYGLQGAVILRIVDTVLGVTFGLVFAAIFHRLAAGFGLLRTQAET is encoded by the coding sequence GTGAAGTTTTATGATGCGTTGCAGATGGACCCCGCCATCTTGAAGCGGCAGATCGTCGCTTGCAGCACAAGGCAGGAGAAAGCATATTACTGGGTTGCCATGGCGGTGCGCTCGGCGCTGATCGTAGGGTTTGCCATTGTGTTTATCAGTCTGCTGTCGGGTCTGTTTGGCGCCGACAACACCCCGCTGGCGGTGGCTTTGTTCTGCATGATGCTGGGCATCCGTTTTGTCAATTTTGAATACTGCATCGGCGACTCGCTACTTACCCTGGCGGCGGTGTTGGGGATTCTGGTCCTGGCGCCCAGTGCAGCGGCCGTGCTCCCGTCTGTTTTTTTGATTCCCTTGCACTTTGCAGCGTTTTTTGCTTTGCTCTACATGACTACACAGCGGCCCGAAATGGGGAACGGCGGCTTATATAGCTTTGCTTATGTGTATCTGACGGGTAACCCGGTCGTTGGGGAGGCGCTCGTCCGCCGCGGGCTCATGGCGCTGGCAGGATATGTGATTTGCGACGCCATCCTGTTTGCCAAGCACCGCAAACAGCACCAAACCACGCGGTTTCATCACGTGGTGCGAAAGTTTGATCTTTCCACCCCGGTACATCTGTGGCAATTTCGGATGGCACTGGGCGTGAGTCTGGTGTTGACGGCTGGGCAGGTGCTCCAGGTGGAACGGTTTATGTGGATGGGATTTGCCTGCGCTTCGCTGCTGTCGGAATATCCTTACTCCGGTCATACGATCGTCCGCTTCTGGCAGCGAATCGTGGGGGCGGTGGCAGGCTCCTGTGCGTTTTTTGTGCTGTATCTGGTGACCCCGGAGGCGCTGCATTCGTTGATGGGGCCATTAGGTGGATTGTGTTTGGGATTTTGCACCGATTATCAATATAAAACAGCCATGAACTGTTTTGGCGCCCTGATGCTGGGGACGGGTATTTATGGTCTGCAAGGGGCCGTGATTCTGCGTATCGTCGACACGGTTCTGGGCGTGACCTTTGGTTTGGTATTTGCAGCGATTTTTCACCGGCTTGCTGCCGGGTTTGGTCTGCTGCGTACACAGGCTGAAACATAA
- a CDS encoding response regulator transcription factor, producing MEYQIMIVEDDPDIAELLSLHLQKFGFSTHCCQDFSNVFKEFEEIAPHLVLLDINLPAYDGFYWCGKLRAKSPCPIIFLSSRNADSDQVYAMMNGGDDFVTKPFSLDVITAKITALLRRTYGEYAVSYSKQLQCGDCTFSQNRLTLACNGKEVELSKTEAGVLRVIFEKYPDVASREELLSEIWDDETFVEENTLNVTISRIRRRLEQVGSRLVVKSVRGVGYRIGELGHER from the coding sequence ATGGAGTATCAAATTATGATCGTGGAAGATGACCCGGATATTGCCGAGCTGCTCTCCCTGCACTTGCAGAAATTTGGATTCTCGACCCACTGCTGCCAGGATTTTTCCAATGTATTCAAAGAGTTTGAGGAAATCGCTCCGCATTTGGTGCTGTTGGACATCAATCTTCCGGCATATGATGGATTTTACTGGTGCGGGAAGCTGCGCGCCAAAAGCCCCTGCCCGATTATCTTCCTGTCCTCCCGCAATGCGGATTCCGATCAGGTATATGCCATGATGAACGGCGGGGATGATTTTGTGACCAAACCCTTTTCACTGGATGTCATCACCGCCAAAATCACAGCCTTGCTCCGCCGCACCTATGGAGAATATGCAGTCTCCTATTCCAAGCAGCTGCAATGCGGGGACTGCACGTTTTCTCAAAACCGGCTGACGCTTGCCTGCAACGGCAAAGAGGTCGAGTTGTCCAAAACCGAAGCCGGGGTTCTGCGCGTCATTTTTGAAAAATATCCCGATGTTGCATCCCGTGAGGAACTTCTCAGCGAAATCTGGGACGACGAAACCTTTGTGGAAGAAAACACGCTCAATGTAACGATCAGTAGGATACGCCGCCGTCTAGAACAGGTTGGCTCCCGCCTCGTCGTCAAATCGGTGCGCGGTGTCGGATATCGGATTGGAGAGCTGGGCCATGAACGATAA